One region of Metallosphaera sedula DSM 5348 genomic DNA includes:
- a CDS encoding vitamin K epoxide reductase family protein, translated as MRRIGLGLSIIGLIDSSYLLYLTETERPPPFCNVSAYIDCGRVEFSAFSHFLGVPDPLLGVLFFAMSITLWLKFGSVLKYWWALGVIFSGYLIFTEVILNSICLYCMLAQACCIIQGIFILRMKE; from the coding sequence ATGAGAAGGATAGGTTTAGGGCTTTCAATAATCGGTTTAATCGACTCTTCCTATCTCCTTTATCTTACAGAGACTGAGAGACCCCCTCCCTTCTGTAACGTGTCTGCCTACATTGACTGTGGCAGAGTTGAGTTCAGCGCTTTTTCTCACTTCCTGGGAGTTCCAGACCCACTGCTGGGAGTTCTCTTTTTCGCGATGAGCATTACGCTTTGGCTAAAGTTTGGGTCCGTGTTGAAATATTGGTGGGCACTCGGGGTCATCTTCTCTGGTTACCTAATCTTTACTGAAGTGATTCTGAATTCGATTTGCCTATATTGCATGCTGGCTCAAGCTTGCTGTATAATTCAAGGGATATTTATCTTGAGGATGAAGGAGTGA